One segment of Pempheris klunzingeri isolate RE-2024b chromosome 20, fPemKlu1.hap1, whole genome shotgun sequence DNA contains the following:
- the ttyh2 gene encoding protein tweety homolog 2, with translation MSSARVAYIAPWWTYWLHNFPHINLRFQPTDNSFQPEEENYQQSLIFLGCVAAAGLGLNLLCLAIYLSCLCCCRKDEEDESKKPNSCCVTWSAVAAGLITCVAVGVGFYGNSETNDGVYQLTYSLYNANHTLGGVDSLVTGTMGSMKSGLHQHLARLDEIFATRGDYVQTLQFMQQMADNVIKQLLGLPDWEEAKVDLASIADQTANIEYYRWLTYLLLLIVDLIICLLACLGLAKQSRWLLTTMMVFGVLTLVLSWTSLGADLATAVGTSDFCVSPDKYLMSQTKGIVGADIVHYYLYCNQTLSNPFQQPLTIFQRSLTTMQIQIQGLLQFAVPLFPTAERDLLGIQHLLNSSEASLHQLTALLDCRGLNKDYLDAMVGVCYDGVEGVLYLCLFSTLAACAFTVMLCAIPRAWRQIACRERDYDDIDEEDPFNPRARRIASQNPNLTNMHSFCSYSSSMGSQNSLHPPAPAVSNAPMSEYMNQTALFGGNPRYENVPLIGRGSPPPSYSPSMRATYLSMTEEQRRHFGNDFQA, from the exons tcTCTCATATTCCTGGGCTGTGTGGCGGCTGCGGGGCTCGGCCTCAACCTGCTTTGTCTGGCCATCTACCTgagctgtttgtgctgctgccgCAAAGACGAAGAGGATGAAAGCAAGAAGCCCAACTCCTGCTGCGTCACCTGGTCTGCTGTAGCTGCCGGCCTCATCACATG CGTCGCAGTGGGTGTGGGTTTCTATGGCAACAGTGAGACCAATGATGGCGTGTACCAGCTGACCTACTCCCTGTACAACGCCAATCACACGCTGGGCGGTGTGGACAGTCTG GTGACTGGCACCATGGGCAGCATGAAGAGCGGCCTGCACCAGCACCTCGCAAGGCTGGACGAGATCTTTGCCACGCGGGGCGACTACGTGCAGACGCTGCAGTTCATGCAGCAGATGGCTGACAATGTGATCAAACAGCTGCTTGGCTTGCCTGACTGGGAGGAGGCTAAAGTGGACTTGGCATCCATCGCTGATCAAACGGCAAACATAGAGTACTACAG gtggCTCACCTACCTGCTGCTCCTCATCGTGGACCTGATCATCTGCCTGCTGGCCTGTCTGGGCCTGGCCAAGCAGTCTCGCTGGCTGCTCACCAC GATGATGGTGTTTGGAGTGCTGACGCTGGTCCTGAGCTGGACTTCTCTGGGAGCTGACCTGGCCACTGCTGTG GGCACAAGTGATTTCTGCGTGTCCCCTGACAAGTACCTCATGAGCCAAACAAAGGGTATCGTCGGTGCTG acATTGTTCATTACTACCTTTACTGCAACCAGACTCTCTCCAACCCCTTCCAGCAG CCGCTGACCATCTTTCAGAGGTCCCTGACGACCATGCAGATCCAGATCCAGGGTCTGCTGCAGTTTGCCGTGCCTCTGTTCCCTACAGCTGAG AGAGATCTACTGGGAATCCAACATTTGCTGAACTCCTCAGAGGCCAGCCTGCACCAGCTGACCGCCCTGCTGGACTGCAGGGGGCTCAACAAG GACTACCTGGATGCAATGGTGGGGGTGTGCTATGATGGGGTAGAGGGTGTGCTCTACCTCTGCCTCTTCTCCACCCTGGCAGCCTGTGCCTTCACTGTCATGCTGTGTGCCATTCCCAGGGCATGGAGACAAATTGCTTGCAG GGAACGAGATTATGACGACATCGATGAGGAGGATCCATTCAACCCGCGGGCGAGGAGGATAGCCTCCCAGAACCCCAACCTCACCAACATGCACAGCTtctgcagctacagcagcagcatgggcAGCCAGAACAGCCTACACCCGCCCGCCCCGGCCGTCTCCAACGCCCCCATGTCTGAGTACAT GAACCAGACAGCTCTGTTCGGGGGAAATCCACGGTACGAGAATGTGCCTCTGATAGGACGAGGCTCTCCGCCCCCCTCG TACTCCCCAAGCATGAGGGCCACCTATCTGTCCATGACCGAGGAACAGAGAAGACACTTTGGGAACGACTTCCAAGCATAG